The Strigops habroptila isolate Jane chromosome 8, bStrHab1.2.pri, whole genome shotgun sequence genome includes a window with the following:
- the ZRANB2 gene encoding zinc finger Ran-binding domain-containing protein 2, with translation MSTKNFRVSDGDWICPDKKCGNVNFARRTNCNRCGREKTTEAKMMKAGGTEIGKTLAEKSRGLFSANDWQCKTCGNVNWARRSECNMCNTPKYAKLEERTGYGGGFNERENVEYIEREESDGEYDEFGRKKKKYRGKPVGPASILKEVEDKESEGEDEEDEDEDLSKYKLDEDEDEDDADLSKYNLDASEEEDTNKKKKSNRRSRSKSRSSHSRSSSRSSSHSSSRSRSRSHSRSSSSSRSRSRSSSREHSRSRGSKSRSSSRSYRGSSTPRKRSYSSSRSSSSPERSKKRSRSRSSSSGDRKKRRSRSRSPERRRRSSSGSSHSGSRTSSKKK, from the exons ATGTCGACCAAGAATTTCCGCGTGAGCGACGGGGACTGGATCTGCCCCGACAAGAA GTGCGGGAATGTAAACTTCGCAAGAAGAACCAACTGTAACAGATGTGGAAGAG aaaaaacGACAGAAGCCAAAATGATGAAAGCTGGAGGGACTGAAATAGGGAAGACACTTGCTGAAAAGAGCCGTGGGCTCTTCAGTGCTAACGACTGGCAGTGTAAAAC ATGTGGTAACGTGAACTGGGCCAGAAGATCAGAATGTAATATGTGTAACACTCCAAAGTACGCGAAATTGGAGGAAAGGACAG GATACGGAGGAGGATTTAATGAACGAGAGAATGTTGAATATATAGAACGTGAGGAATCAGATGGGGAGTACGATGAG TTTGGAcgcaaaaagaaaaagtacagaGGGAAGCCAGTTGGTCCTGCATCTATCCTGAAGGAAGTAGAAGATAAGGAATCTGAAGGGGAagatgaggaggatgaggatgaagatCTCTCCAAGTATAAATTGGATGAG gatgaggatgaagatgatgcTGACCTCTCAAAATATAATCTTGATGCCAGTGAGGAAGAGGACactaataagaaaaagaaatccaataGGCGCAGTCGCTCTAAGTCTCGGTCTTCCCACTCACGATCTTCATCGCGCTCATCCTCTCATTCAAGCTCAAGGTCTAGGTCCAG GTCCCATTCAAGAAGTTCTTCCAGTTCCAGATCAAGATCTCGTTCCAGTTCCAGGGAGCACTCTAGATCTCGTGGGTCGAAATCAAG ATCCAGCTCCAGGTCCTACAGGGGGTCTTCCACCCCAAGAAAGAGATCTTACTCGAGCTCTcgttcttcctcctcccccgAGAGAAGCAAGAAGCGAAGTCGTTCTCGATCTTCTTCATCTGGTGATCGCAAAAAAAGACGATCGAGATCACGGTCACCCGAAAG ACGCCGCAGATCATCATCTGGATCTTCCCATTCTGGTTCCCGTACAagttctaaaaagaaataa